The following proteins are encoded in a genomic region of Ostrea edulis chromosome 7, xbOstEdul1.1, whole genome shotgun sequence:
- the LOC125653230 gene encoding mediator of RNA polymerase II transcription subunit 20-like isoform X2, with product MMGASKAGNFLVDCETYQSNPQNVMQTAQQCLVHIFHNSEHPASCFAVTESGQILVSDLLFEDLMSKLTMAKAGRESFYSQRKGFKIESRGQRYEIKDFIIKIGSVSLASNFRGILVEVEYCPCVILNDCWNLMKELLQSLVGNSADAPPSALKHKPDTIYTPSDTILQYVEHFNNFRKAVSAPPPSR from the exons ATGATGGGGGCTAGCAAGGCAGGGAACTTTCTGGTTGACTGTGAAACTTACCAGTCCAATCCTCAGAACGTCATGCAGACAG CTCAACAGTGTTTGGTTCACATCTTCCACAACAGTGAACATCCGGCATCCTGTTTCGCTGTTACAGAATCAGGACAGATTTTAGTGTCGGACCTTCTCTTTGAAGATTTAATGTCAAAATTAACCATGGCGAAAGCTGGCAGAGAGAGCTTTTATTCTCAGAGAAAGGGATTCAAAATTGAGTCAAGGGGACAGCGATATGAAATAAAGGATTTCATTATCAAGATAGGCTCCGTTTCTTTGGCCTCCAATTTCAGAGGAATTTTGGTTGAG GTAGAATATTGCCCTTGTGTTATCCTAAACGATTGTTGGAACCTGATGAAAGAACTTCTGCAGAGTCTGGTGGGGAATTCAGCAGATGCTCCCCCGTCAGCTTTAAAACACAAGCCAGACACCATCTATACACCATCCGATACAATTCTACAATATGTAGaacattttaacaatttcagGAAGGCAGTGTCGGCACCTCCACCAAGCAGGTGA
- the LOC125653230 gene encoding mediator of RNA polymerase II transcription subunit 20-like isoform X1, with amino-acid sequence MGVVCVFSCPVPEGKSGQQVVDGLQKQVEMMGASKAGNFLVDCETYQSNPQNVMQTAQQCLVHIFHNSEHPASCFAVTESGQILVSDLLFEDLMSKLTMAKAGRESFYSQRKGFKIESRGQRYEIKDFIIKIGSVSLASNFRGILVEVEYCPCVILNDCWNLMKELLQSLVGNSADAPPSALKHKPDTIYTPSDTILQYVEHFNNFRKAVSAPPPSR; translated from the exons ATGGGAGTAGTTTG TGTGTTTTCCTGCCCTGTGCCTGAGGGCAAGAGTGGACAGCAGGTGGTGGATGGCCTCCAGAAACAGGTGGAGATGATGGGGGCTAGCAAGGCAGGGAACTTTCTGGTTGACTGTGAAACTTACCAGTCCAATCCTCAGAACGTCATGCAGACAG CTCAACAGTGTTTGGTTCACATCTTCCACAACAGTGAACATCCGGCATCCTGTTTCGCTGTTACAGAATCAGGACAGATTTTAGTGTCGGACCTTCTCTTTGAAGATTTAATGTCAAAATTAACCATGGCGAAAGCTGGCAGAGAGAGCTTTTATTCTCAGAGAAAGGGATTCAAAATTGAGTCAAGGGGACAGCGATATGAAATAAAGGATTTCATTATCAAGATAGGCTCCGTTTCTTTGGCCTCCAATTTCAGAGGAATTTTGGTTGAG GTAGAATATTGCCCTTGTGTTATCCTAAACGATTGTTGGAACCTGATGAAAGAACTTCTGCAGAGTCTGGTGGGGAATTCAGCAGATGCTCCCCCGTCAGCTTTAAAACACAAGCCAGACACCATCTATACACCATCCGATACAATTCTACAATATGTAGaacattttaacaatttcagGAAGGCAGTGTCGGCACCTCCACCAAGCAGGTGA
- the LOC125653231 gene encoding small nuclear ribonucleoprotein F, giving the protein MATLPMNPKPFLNGLTGKPVMVKLKWGMEYKGYLVSVDGYMNLQLANTEEYIDGAQTGNLGEVLIRCNNVLYIRGVEEEDEEGEMKD; this is encoded by the exons ATGGCG ACTCTTCCTATGAACCCTAAGCCGTTTCTGAATGGACTGACAGGTAAACCCGTGATGGTGAAGCTAAAGTGGGGCATGGAATACAAGGGATATCTAGTATCTGTAGATGGCTACATGAACCTTCAG CTTGCCAACACAGAAGAATACATTGATGGGGCTCAGACAGGAAATCTAGGAGAAGTACTCATACGCTGTAACAATGTGCTCTATATACGTGGAGTGGAAGAAGAAGATGAAGAAGGAGAAATGAAAGACTGA